Below is a genomic region from Nilaparvata lugens isolate BPH chromosome 3, ASM1435652v1, whole genome shotgun sequence.
ATTTGGGATTATCAAAAATCCTTATTTCAAATCATAGTATCCAAAATTTTTAATAAGACAGCTTTCATGCCCTTTTCCAGTACGGTATTTCAGTTGAAAATCTACATTACAACCTTTTATAGTCACGCTTTCAAATACATCATAACTCAATCACATTCCTCACTGTGAAATCACATAACGCTTTTGGTTGTTGACTTGTGTAGGATACGTCAGCACAGTGTCTCTAAATAGCAGTCGATAGTGGCATCACGTTCTAGATCTAAAAGGCACTGGATTGTAAATTCGAGAATCGTGAGCGCATTTACAAAAGGAAGCCATGTTGTTTTTCTAGGAATAGCGTCCTCGCCATAACATAAGTGAAATTTAGATCTGGTTTGTGAATTAGTTGTAAGTTACGCGGTTTTTAACAGTGTGAATGAAGTTTTTTAGCTTTGCTTTTGAGTGTTGACGGTTGTAGTCCTATAACTCgttgattattgattaattacGGAAATGGGACCTGCTCGAGGTCGCGGAAGGGGCCGTGGTAATAGAATGCCACCCCCGCCTCCACTCATGGCTCGTAACAACATGATGCCGCCCCTCAGATCTCCACCCCTCATGCCTCCAAAGGATGCGACATCCGCCACCTCCAGGAATGAGAGGACCGCCCTTTGCTCCTCCACATCCACCTCATCCTCCTAGACGTCCGCCTCCTCCCGGGTTTAGAGGAATACCTCCTAGACCTCCTAGGTTGCCTCCAggtcctcttcctccaccttcAGCTAGAAGATTTCCTCCCAGACCCATGTTTCCTGGCCCCCATGGACCCCCACTATTACCTCTACCTCCTGGTCCCCCCATGATGGACGGACCTCATGCTCGTTTGAGAAGACCCCCAGGACCACCTGGGGGACCTCCGTTCATGCCTTTTGGACCAATGGACCCGATGATGAAAAAATGGAACGtcaataatcaaatgaactcaCAACCAGCAGTCAAGGTAAGTAATAAATCAACTTGGCTCAATAATTTAGCCCTTGTTTAGCTACCATAGAACAAAaccaacaaaatatattattttatgttgtatattgtgaGCTTTGAGCTTACAGGTTACAGGCTAATATCTACGACTTTGAATATTTCCTGAGTTTTGAAGTGTAGGCTAGGCTAATCTGTTAACCTTCAGGTAGCATTCGCAGTGAAAAACCAACTGAATCTGCTACCAGGGCAGCAGAATTATGCAAATATGTTCTGGTAAGCTTTTGGGGTGTTAAAAATGATGATTGATGTTATAAAAATAACTTTATCGTTAcataaatcattcaaataagAATGGGTCCTGTGCAAACACTGAAGACcttaacctaacctcaaacatACATTTTTGTTGAAACTCTTTCCTACTGAAAGCAAGTTAAGTACTCAAGCTGAGTTTACATTTGATTTGTCAACAAAACATTGTCCacaaaaaagttgtcaacttttTGTAGAGCACAAGTTCCTGTAGTTTTCAAATCTAGGGAAAACTGGGAGAAGTGGAAAACTGGTTGCCAAACCAAATTAACTCCGAGAACATAGTGGGCATGCGATAGTAGAGAGGAGTGTTTTTCTTGGAAACTTTCTCAGTCTtaaaacattttgttgaaaacAATGATTTCTACTAGTTGGCGACAGAATATTGTTgtgcttttacataaattggcacCAAATTTGTTGAAACCCAGTTGACAACTTTGGTGAGATCGCGACTTTGAAGCTGAATTTACATACTAAGTGTTTTCAATTAAGTTTTTGGCAAATTGTtgccaatttctaataaatcaCAGCATCATTCTATCGTCAAATTGTGGAAAACTTCaacaaaatttatgttttttactCAGTGTCTGTATGGATCAAAGAAAGTTGTCAACTGTACACGTGGCCCGAGAGTTTTTAAGTTGGTTAATTTtagtattgatttttttatagaaaacaAGTTGCTGTTCTCAAAAGTAcaccaaaaaagtgggaaactTGTTTAACAGTTTAATTAGGcattaatgttgaaaatatcaaaCAACGAAGACACAATAATTAAGATTGTGGCTGCCTATAGCCAGCATTTGTAAGAAAATTATCAGAAGATATTGCGTGAGATTCTCCTTAAAATGAGGCAGAAGCAAGGCAGAGAGTCGTCAACGccgttctcctatatttctctactgctattataaagtggacctaaATGTAGTCGATCATGGTGAGACCCTAGTGAAATAAAGACGCAGTGGCATGATAATTGATCTCCGAGAAGATGTCAAGTTATCTGTAGATTGTTGCAACAGTAGCTAATATCCTagactattaaacgagcaaattctgtttatatttcatcggatctcgaaaacggctcaaacgattctcacgaaactcagaacatagtaggtttataatataaagattcgattgcactagatctcatgtgagtgagcgagttcatgtgtgtgggactgtgtcaaaattatgactcagctgttgtacttttgtaatcattcaatcaggtacttagtgccggttgcaaaaaagcctggctattttcaatcctgattaattccagtagatccatctttttgaaatggtcttctctgatttggttcatcagaattaaaatttacccggcttttgtgcaaccgggcctttgtgagggaaacttttgcattcctctgggaattaatctcaatttactgtgattagatagaacatttctgtataagttttattataatttcttctttcgcaATACAGTTTTTAtccttttgtactccagagcaaagttCGATCCCCgatattcttttaaaattgcggaaatttgttgaaaatttctCAAAAAGCACAGCACCCTTTGGCATCAACTTGTGGAAATAATCAACACAATTTTTGTTTCCCACTAAGTAACGGTAAAGATTAAAGAAAGTTGTCAACAAAACGTTGAAAACTTGTTGTGATTAAAACGAGCTGCATTTTTTGGGAGGTATTGCTTTCCTGTAATGTTGTATCAAACATTTAAGAACAGCAACTCGTTTTCTACAAAGGAATCGACAACTGCTTCGTATAAAACTATTTGTGAACAACATTCTGTGACAACTTGACATTCTGTTGACAACTTGACATTCTGTTGACAACTTGGGTGTTAGGCTCAACcagtagcggctcgtgatcttctagcttgggggttcaacctcatgatctattggcgagaaaggtcaagaggatatagagtattgagcataatcaagtgtaaaggtgatcaataataattttaaggaattACATCCCAAAGATTGagcatattttctacaaatataaatttttgtcctgttcatatttttcttgtttgatttttacttcgggagttggtcaccattatgttttattttacacctaccctcaatatcaatattgtttgtatttaacaaatactgaaccttattcatatttcttcatcaaaatgctgttacggtaacacaataaattatattaacttACTGACTAACTTACTTACTGAAACTTACTGACTTAATCGAAGCCTCTTCTACCTTGCGGTGTAGAGTTTACGAGATATTTCTATCTATCACGATCCTGCGCCAAACGGCCAATCACCTCCACTAGACTCCAAATTTCTCCGGAGGTCATCAGGCAATCTTTTTCTCGGTCTTCCAGCTCGCCTTCTTTCCTCTGCCTTACATTCCCATATCTGTGTTGGTAGCAAATACCCGAAGCtagtgaaataaaataatatgaggatGCTAAtgattctttatatttattatcaaatatcaCTGTGTAATAGAGTGTCTTTAGCAATTTTGTTGAAAGAATTCTCGTAGATTGCAGAAAACACCAAATTTTAATATAAGGATGCTAATGATTCTTTATAccttattttattatcaaatataaAAGTTATAGAGTGTAATAGTGTCTTTAGCAATTTTGTTGAAAGAATTCTCGTACATTGCAGAAAACACCAAATTTTATGAACTGCATACACCTAACATGCTCTGATCATTAtgaattaaggctgtgcaaaggctaataataaactttctactcgtgatatttttcaaagttttttgatttttcGAATCTTTGGATATGTTcccgagatttatataaattatccagtaccagcaaaagcagagaactgtgggagctcctgagagagccggtaagaaattggtattattattattattccaggAACCACAAAAAGGGTTATATATCTTACAAAtcttgctctaccgactgcagccaagcagggcaacacgttactgaaaaaaataacgttacataaaTATGTTacataaaaaaatgtttcatcaagctatcaaaatgtaaaagttttctcaggaaaaaatttcttctctgatcattactttttgagatatgagcgcctaaagattacatttttgggacagaatatttcaaatttggtaagagataaatccatgagatttggaggatagatCCTTtttggtattgttgatctagtaaaacaaaacatttctgaaaatataaatttttcagatagttattcagtttactaaaaataactttcagtttagttatttttggtaaattgaataactttttcaaaaattgatattttcagaaaatttttgttttactagatcaagaataccatggagaatccatcctctgaatctcatggatttatatctcaccgaatttgaaatgttctgtcccgaaaattcaaacttcaggcgctcatatctcaaaaagtaatgatcgaaaaaatgttttcctgagaaaactttttcattttgatagcttgatgatatacaaatcgaaaaacttggaaaaatatcacgagtagaaagtttatttttagcctttgcacagccttaatcagTGGGGTTTAAGACGTCGAAAACAATTATACTAGCTATGAGTTgattcagtttgaaataatttttgaataataatagttgtccAATAGTTACAGAAAACAAATATAAGTTTTTGTATGTGCCGTTCCAGTAGTTGTTGAAAAATTCCTGACTCTTGAAAAGGGAAAATTAATCCATGTTATATTCATGACTGAAAAACGTTTAGAACGTTTTAGAAAAGTCATTTGAGtataaatacaaacaagggaCAAGataataggggtattcacaatgttggagttagctggccaagtcgagctattcgctaactccagctatttgctaagtctgtgttaactcaatgctatagtggtacgttagaaaaaaattaacagacgagatagcagatagcgcaggtttgagtccgctaactctagctATCACTCCTGTTGAAAGGAATGCCATATGTTTATAATCTTACTTTTTCAAACTAACTTTAagctattgaatgaaaaagactaagaaatcgacttagaaagaccggtttcggttattacaccattgtcaatctctgataaactcagagatgTAATAAccggtgtaataaccgaaaccggtctttctaagtatcaataaatctgtggttttttgacaatttcttattctttttcattcataatgaataattaccacaatatcaacttctcaactacacaataactttaagttacacaaattatccgcttggatcgctactgcagttagctaatagcagatggttttagatggggcattcacaatccagagttatcaaatagcactttagctggctgaaacaacattgtgaatacccctaatgTAATTTGCGTAATTTCAGGTTCAATGAATATCTTATTCATAAAGTTTGTTTATTTAAAAATGCATACTTGAAAGGATTGAGTAATGTATGAAAGCATAGTATTGTTGCTCCCTATAAATATCTTATTCAAAAAGTTCGTTTCCGTCAAAATACTTAGTAATGTATgaaagattgaatgaaaaaagactaagaaattgtcaaaaaaccactgatttattgatatttagaaagaccggtttcggttattacaccattgtcaatctctgataatcttgagtttatcagagattgacaatggtgtaataaccgaaaacggtctttctaaatatcaataaatcagtggttttttgacaatttcttagtcttttttcattcaatatgaataattaccacaatatcaacttctcaactacacaaaaaatgtatGAAAGCATAGTATTGTTGTACATTAGTATTAAGAGCTTAGTTTTAAGAAGGACTTTTAATATGCGAAGTTTGTTTTGaaagtgtgattcattatgttgAAAAATGAGTTCACATGTTGTGCTTAGCGTAGTGACATAGGTGACTTTGATGAGAGCGGATTCTGAAATATCATTCTTGGTATTGGTCCCGACAGAAATTAAGAAAAGCGAAAAATCCTTGGATCACTGAGGATATTTTAATCTTGATAGAGCAAAGAAAAAAGGCGTACAACTCGAAGACTGCCGAGGGGCGGAAGAAGTTTCTTGCGTTGAAAAATGAGGTGACGAAGAGATCGAGGAAAGCAAAGGAGCTGTGGATGgagaagcagaaggagaaggaaggtgGAGAGAAGAAGACCGAAGGAGAGAATGTGACAGCCAATGGATCATCCACGTAAGTTGaacttttattatttcaataattcattaaggacaaatttatcatttatccTTCAAAACCCCCCTAAAAACGTTATTAGGATTTCACAAGTTCCAGTTGGATACTATTCGATACATAtttccatagagaaacaatagcataagtagatatcccatggtatagggcgtttatgtcgtaacttttactgttattgaatgaaaaagacttagaaattgtcaaaaaaccactgatttattgataattagaaagaccggtttcggttattacaccattgtcaatctctgataaactccttGCATTGAGAGtttctcagagattgacaatggtgtaataaccgaaaccggtctttcaatctctgataaactccttGCAttgagagtttatcagagattgacaatggtgtaataaccgaaaccggtctttccaattatcaataaatcagtggttttttgacaatttattagtctttttcattcaatatcaataattaccacaatatcaacttcccaactacacaaaaagttttactgttatctcaagctgatagtccacgtagttctttcctgtgaagctttatgactctggtagtctctcatattgtgccgttcatacactcttacccggtcaaaacagtaaaaatcgacagtaatcggcttgagataacagtaaaagttgcgacataaacgccctacaccatggggtatctactcatgctattgtttctctatgatattacatcTTGATTCATGAAGAACAAATTTATCTTTCAAAAACTGAATTCTCTCAGGATTTTTCAAGTTTACTGAAACTCCTACATGAATATAAATTGGTAtgcagagtgagtcatatgtatgggaatcTTTCAATAAGtaggagactgttgtagatataatagtgtaactttcaggataagttattggtcgaatactctaccttctGACGtacaaatgaatttcaacccctcataaggtggtgacttaggggttgtaactcgaatattttaaatgtaaaatattgtgtgctacatcattttgaagacctttctaaaacaagaaagatgacatcaattaaaatgttctatgatacttgtatccaaaatggcggctgattgaactttatcaattatttatttaaaaactaaaacctcAATCAGtcaccattttggatacaagtatcatagaaccttttttattaatgtcatctttattgtttttgaaaggccttaaaaatgatgtaccacacaatgggtgtttacatttaaaatattgaaattcagttgtacgtcaaaaggtagagtattttaACAATAACtcttatcctggaagttacagtattatatctacaacagtcttcaacttattgaagggttcccatacatatgactcactctgtatattacataatattgattcatGAAGAACGAATTTAGCTTTCAAAAACTGAATTCTTTCAGGATTTTTCAAGTTTACTGAAACTCCTACATGAATATAAATTGGTAtgcagagtgagtcatatgtatgggaatcTTTCAATAAGtaggagactgttgtagatataatagtgtaactttcaggataagttattggtcgaatactctaccttctGACGtacaaatgaatttcaacccctcataaggtggtgacttaggggttgtaactcgaatattttaaatgtaaaatattgtgtgctacatcattttgaagacctttctaaaacaagaaagatgacatcaattaaaatgttctatgatacttgtatccaaaatggcggctgattgaactttatcaattatttatttaaaaactaaaacctcAATCAGtcaccattttggatacaagtatcatagaacctTTTTATTTGTGTCATTACAAAttctaatttgtatttttgtccATGTTCGTGCAGATGTATATACTAAGTAAGGTATCATGTAAATTGCCAGTTATTTTATAGTCGACCTTTTATAAGAAAGTTGAACAgtttatgattatttattatatctttTACTAACTTTTATTATAACtttgtccaatgacagacaagaatagcaaaccaatgttaaacAGTTGCTGACTGACTTCTATAGTAGATAAGTGTCATTCTTGTTTCCCGGTGAATCTGatccaataaaaatataaattcttaaatattaatataaacatgaatataaattcttaataataataatgctgatGATTCATTCCATCCCAAATATATTTGTTTGTCAagaaagtaggcctatatttttctataattaaaaataaatgagatttttttcaaaattgagatcaaatattttgtacGGTTGTTTATTTACCGTGATAAACCAATGgctaggcccgccgcaaagtagacccacgaaaAGCAaaccacgccgtgggatgttttttAAACCAttctaggcttctccagacatctgtgtaatgataataatacatgcaatgaataatccacttgtcagctgattgattatgaataattctatagcatggtttacaaaacatcccatggCGTGGGtagcttttcgtggattagcgtgggtctactttgtggCGGGCCTTATTTCACAAAATCAATGAGGAGCCTGAAGACGTTTCTAATTAGTGTTTAATCGCGGTTAAATTTAATAGACGTACGACGGTACTTGTTTATATTCTATTGTTGCTTGAGTTCCATGATCTCTTAAATCTTGAACAATTCTCGTTATCACTCAATTTTCTATCAAGCCATTGGCTGTTTTCACGAGGGGCTGAGTGTAAACAGTCCCAATAGAACTaataggaattatatttttactgtacCGGTCACTGACTGATTGGTTTGTGTGAATCCGCCTTGAGCCAATCGGAGGAAATTGTCACGAAAAAGTCGTTATGTGTGAACCAGACCGTTATTGCTGTCATTTTTTaaacgagattgatatttttagaatgtatttggagatctaaatcattcccgtttttccggtatgcaatccacaagttgacatgttttgatgcgaacaaacaaacaaacaactctactctcttttattatatagaCTAGACTCAATTGCCGATCtgttaaattgaaatttcattttgttttgcagCGAGAAGACAGACAATGAGACGGAAGCTGCCGTGAAAGAAGAGGGAAAAGACGGTGACGTCACTACTGATGGTACTGATATCAGTAATGTTGAACCGATAGTCAAAGTAGAAATACCTGCCTAAAGGCAGTTACTCTCACACTTGAGTCCCCCTAGCATCCCAATATTGATGTTTTCCCAAATCATTAGGCTTTTGTAACTATAATCATTATCGGTGTTATCCAATAACTGACCTAAACTTCCTACTGTAATAGTTAATTGAATGGATGTTGTTAAATTTTGAAACTTGTAGATTAGGGGGAGTGCCCCTGCAGCACTGTTGAGTCACAGGGATATTTCGATTAATAATAAGGGGTGCTGCAGGGGTGGCTAGTTGCTACTCTCTTGCATTTcacttaataatattaatgtaatGTGTGTTATTAAATGTCAATGTACACGTTTTATAGTTATTGTGGAATTAGTcgaatttttattaatgtttcaaCGCAAGGTTGCCAGATTAACCCAGACATTGTGTCAAATATCTTGACtcagaaaaattacaaaatttaactgagtaaaagtttaaaaatttctGAATTTATTAAACTCAAAAGTGCAAATATTTGAGAATTTATTGAGATGACAAATCCAAATCTCACTCTACATTGTTTCAGTGAAAATGTATCAggacttattaattattttaagtgTAATTAATTGTTTCAGAACTATTAAATTTGTTCAACTCAGTTGATctttatcaaattgaattcagtataataatcattttaatatttgtatactTGGAAAGTCTTATGAGGAATATTGTTTTactgaaagaataataattgtttttgttAATTCACGGTTTTTGTTACTAATGCACAACTATCAGTCATGAAAGGCTAGAGTTGCTTTAGCTAAAACCTTAGTTTTATACTGTTGAAGAGAACAGTAGTcgatatttgttttatttaattcaatgagaaaataattgttcATAACATTAATTTGTTTTCGAGGAAATTTCAATGAGTTTGAGAGCTTATTTAATGCTAAAATACATTTCAGATAGTTTTGTATAATCTTGAACGCTACCATTGTACCAACTGATATTTCTAAGTTCTATTATACTTTCCAAATCAAATTTGACAAATAATAgttgtatttctttaatttcGAATACATTAGTCAATGGTAAAAATATGCTAAAATACAAGGCCTTGTACTATATTTGgtgaaaatatcatttcaaCCACAATTGTGTGGTTGGATTTTGCCTCCACTTTCTAGAGTGGAATGTGTTCTATAATATGACCAATCTCACTCATATCTCTGGAAAACATCCTGTCTGATATCCAATATCATTGTGATACGATGTTTTTTATCTAGAATAATTTTCCAAGAATGAGAATTTTCCAATTGTGTCCTTGGATTTTGCCTCCACTTTCTAGAGTGGAATGTGTTCTATAATATGACCAATCTCACTCATATCTCTGGAAAACATCCTATCTGGTATCCAATATCATTGTGATACGCTGTTTTTTATCTAGAATAATTTTCCAAGAATGAGAAAATTCCAATTCATANNNNNNNNNNNNNNNNNNNNNNNNNNNNNNNNNNNNNNNNNNNNNNNNNNNNNNNNNNNNNNNNNNNNNNNNNNNNNNNNNNNNNNNNNNNNNNNNNNNNTATAACAGGCAGCCACCATCTTGCCTACTGTAAGCCATCTTTGCTCGCTTGGCTACTGACGGTCAtcagccattacatcctcctgtgcttgGTGTATCTCAAGAGAATACAACATACTCTAGTGACATCCACTGCCACAACACCAGGCGCCGTGAGCTGTGGATATCCCCAGGAGACGCCCTCCACCGATCGCAGGCCTGTATGGGATTTCTCCCTGAAATTCTCCAACAAGCTGCCTATAATGGTGTGAATGAGGGGTCTGGTCAAATTTTAATTGCAATGGCATTCGATTTTTATGTTATTAATTTCCACTAAACCTCAAATGCTTCAACGTAATACCgtacattaaattcaaattttagaaACCGATGTATTagattttaaattgttttttactaaattatcagagatattcattgaattaccagttttcctcaatatttttcttgacCTTGAATTTTCAGAGGCCGCAACATTGACGCTCTCAATATTGTATTGAGAAGTGCACCACTAGGGTCGAAAACTCAACAAGTAAAGGTAACACATCCTACTTATAAGGGTATGATCAGTTGGATGCacgtatgtgcaagtgcacgcg
It encodes:
- the LOC120350170 gene encoding neural Wiskott-Aldrich syndrome protein-like, with product MRHPPPPGMRGPPFAPPHPPHPPRRPPPPGFRGIPPRPPRLPPGPLPPPSARRFPPRPMFPGPHGPPLLPLPPGPPMMDGPHARLRRPPGPPGGPPFMPFGPMDPMMKKWNVNNQMNSQPAVKKLRKAKNPWITEDILILIEQRKKAYNSKTAEGRKKFLALKNEVTKRSRKAKELWMEKQKEKEGGEKKTEGENVTANGSSTEKTDNETEAAVKEEGKDGDVTTDGTDISNVEPIVKVEIPA